A genomic stretch from Theobroma cacao cultivar B97-61/B2 chromosome 4, Criollo_cocoa_genome_V2, whole genome shotgun sequence includes:
- the LOC108661762 gene encoding uncharacterized protein LOC108661762: MPFSIELSYSILTAEQRPKLDHEKKKRSSSDGLAQVKAAAWAWYQHGSGSEGKPIREFDITRTERASSSRPSRYKLEAMRNNTGKGNHSMEMEGSPSQTPRSSPNIQTQNSPLDSYETKSISKRLNHLIEFGGIKFYKGLLGIDGDYQKNLCTDGARSGSDRKKTSNKYLKGFLLRRKVVCGRRQDVDDRAVSDDRRRLEKQMVNPKPRESAHGY, from the exons ATGCCCTTCTCAATTGAATTGTCCTATTCAATTCTGACAGCAGAGCAAAGGCCCAAATTGGATCACGA gaaaaagaagagaagcaGCTCCGATGGATTAGCACAGGTAAAAGCTGCTGCATGGGCATGGTACCAGCATGGTTCTGGCTCGGAGGGGAAGCCCATCCGAGAATTTGACATCACAAGAACAGAGCGAGCCTCCAGCTCCAGGCCGTCACGGTACAAGCTGGAAGCCATGAGAAACAACACAGGCAAAGGGAATCATAGCATGGAGATGGAGGGATCTCCATCACAAACACCTAGATCCAGTCCAAACATCCAAACCCAGAATTCTCCCCTCGATTCCTATGAAACCAAAAGCATTTCCAAGCGACTTAATCATCTCATTGAGTTTGGCGGAATCAAATTTTACAAGGGGTTATTAGGCATAGATGGTGATTACCAGAAGAATTTGTGCACTGATGGTGCTCGCAGTGGCAGTGATAGGAAGAAAACAAGCAACAAGTACTTGAAAGGGTTTCTGCTAAGGCGTAAAGTGGTATGTGGCAGAAGGCAAGACGTAGATGACAGAGCAGTCAGCGATGACCGGCGGCGACTGGAAAAGCAGATGGTCAACCCTAAGCCACGGGAATCAGCCCATGGCTATTGA
- the LOC18601197 gene encoding putative pentatricopeptide repeat-containing protein At1g09680, with protein MLTLEIGRKSKSPTPSPAQLCCFFFFSSSSSTPWYSPPLPHQEDPILTTLSQAIRSSQTKPLHISLKKLLPSLTPSHVINLITLNPHSLSPLSLLSFFNFLSSHPPFRHTLRSYSTMAHFLIAHKMFHQAQSLLHFLVSRKGKGSASLVFTSIIETKGTHQCGFVFDSLMIAYKDLGFVPDAIQCFRLVRKHKFKLPFQGCKYLLDRMMKISYPMVSLGFYLEILDYGFSPSVYNFNILMHKLCRVSQIKDAQMVFNEIGKRGLRATVVSFNTLINGYCKSGNLGEGFRLKRAMEDSGIRPDVFTYSVLINGLCKESRLDDANGLFEEMCNRGLVPNDVTFTTLIDGQCKNGRIDLAMTTYQRILSKGLKPDLVMFNTLINGLCKAGDLKEAKNLIAEMSLRGLKPDKFTYTILIDGFCKEGNMELAIEIRDEMVKHGIELDNVAFTALISGLCREGRLIDAERTLREMLSAGMKPDDATYTMVIDGFCKKGNVKIGFKLLKEMQSDGHVPGVITYNVLMNGLCKLGQMKNANMLLDAMIGLGVVPDDITYNILLDGHCKKGNPKDFNRLKSEMGLVADYASYKSLISQIGRSSKHR; from the coding sequence ATGCTGACACTTGAAATCGGAAGAAAATCGAAATCTCCGACTCCCTCTCCTGCCCAACTCtgttgtttcttcttcttctcctcttccTCCTCCACTCCCTGGTACTCTCCCCCTTTGCCTCACCAAGAAGACCCAATTCTCACCACGCTCTCTCAAGCAATTAGAAGCTCCCAAACAAAGCCGCTTCACATATCTCTCAAAAAACTCCTCCCTTCCCTTACTCCCTCTCATGTCATCAACCTCATCACCCTCAACCCTCACTCTCTATCCCCACTCTCCCTCCTCTCCTTCTTCAACTTCCTTTCTTCCCATCCCCCCTTTCGCCACACGCTTCGCTCCTATTCCACCATGGCTCATTTCCTTATTGCCCACAAAATGTTCCATCAAGCACAGTCTCTTCTCCATTTTTTAGTCTCTCGTAAAGGAAAAGGCTCGGCTTCTTTGGTTTTTACTTCGATTATCGAAACTAAAGGTACCCATCAGTGTGGCTTTGTTTTTGATTCTTTAATGATTGCGTATAAGGATTTGGGTTTTGTTCCTGATGCTATTCAGTGCTTTAGGTTGGTAAGAAagcataaatttaaattaccaTTTCAGGGTTGTAAATATTTGCTTGATAGAATGATGAAGATAAGTTATCCAATGGTGAGTTTGGGATTTTATTTGGAAATTTTGGATTATGGGTTTTCGCCCAGTGtgtataattttaatattttgatgcatAAATTGTGTAGAGTGAGTCAAATCAAAGATGCCCAAATGGTGTTtaatgaaattggaaagagaGGTTTGCGTGCTACAGTTGTCAGTTTCAATACTTTGATCAATGGGTATTGTAAATCAGGGAATTTAGGAGAAGGGTTTAGGTTGAAAAGGGCTATGGAAGATAGTGGAATCCGTCCTGATGTTTTTACTTACAGTGTTTTGATTAATGGGTTGTGTAAGGAGAGTAGGCTGGATGATGCGAATGGGTTGTTTGAAGAAATGTGTAACAGAGGGTTGGTTCCAAATGATGTTACTTTCACTACCTTAATTGATGGACAGTGCAAGAATGGAAGAATTGATTTAGCCATGACAACATATCAGCGGATATTGTCAAAAGGCTTAAAGCCTGATTTGGTTATGTTCAATACACTTATCAATGGCCTTTGCAAGGCTGGGGATTTAAAAGAGGCAAAGAATCTTATTGCTGAGATGAGTTTGAGAGGTTTGAAGCCTGACAAGTTCACTTACACGATACTTATAGATGGATTTTGTAAGGAGGGAAATATGGAGTTGGCAATTGAGATTAGGGATGAAATGGTTAAGCATGGTATTGAGCTTGATAATGTGGCTTTCACAGCCCTTATTTCAGGGTTGTGCAGGGAGGGAAGACTCATCGATGCTGAAAGAACATTGAGGGAGATGTTAAGTGCTGGTATGAAACCAGATGATGCTACGTATACTATGGTCATTGATGGATTTTGTAAGAAAGGCAATGTAAAAATAGGTTTTAAGTTGCTTAAGGAGATGCAGAGTGATGGCCATGTGCCTGGTGTTATAACCTATAATGTTCTTATGAATGGACTCTGCAAACTAGGGCAAATGAAAAATGCTAATATGCTGTTAGATGCTATGATTGGTTTGGGGGTTGTTCCAGATGACATTACGTACAACATTCTATTAGATGGTCATTGCAAGAAGGGAAATCCAAAAGATTTCAACAGATTAAAAAGTGAGATGGGGCTGGTAGCAGATTATGCTTCTTATAAATCACTAATTAGCCAGATTGGTAGATCTTCAAAACATAGGTAA